The following proteins come from a genomic window of Carassius gibelio isolate Cgi1373 ecotype wild population from Czech Republic chromosome B8, carGib1.2-hapl.c, whole genome shotgun sequence:
- the si:dkey-90l8.3 gene encoding LIM domain transcription factor LMO4, whose translation MVNSQVAGGACASRSCAGCGGHIADRFLLFSMERYWHTRCLKCSCCQAQLGEIGTTCYSKGGMILCRTDYIRLFGHTGACSACGQSIPASEMVMRAQGNVYHLKCFSCATCRNQLVPGDRFHYVNGTIFCEHDRPGAAHLNTHLQSNPVLPDQKVC comes from the exons ATGGTGAACAGTCAGGTTGCAGGCGGCGCGTGCGCGTCCAGGTCGTGCGCAGGCTGTGGGGGTCACATCGCTGACCGTTTCCTGCTCTTCTCCATGGAGCGCTACTGGCACACACGCTGCCTCAAGTGCTCGTGCTGTCAGGCTCAGCTGGGGGAGATCGGGACCACCTGCTACAGCAAAGGAGGCATGATCCTCTGCAGAACAGACTACATCAG GTTGTTTGGGCACACGGGGGCTTGCAGTGCATGTGGTCAGTCCATTCCTGCCAGTGAAATGGTCATGCGGGCACAGGGCAACGTCTACCACCTCAAG TGCTTCTCTTGTGCAACGTGCAGAAACCAGTTGGTCCCCGGTGACCGATTCCACTATGTGAACGGCACCATATTTTGTGAGCACGACCGGCCAGGAGCTGCACATCTTAATACTCACCTCCAGAGCAACCCAGTGCTACCGGACCAGAAA GTTTGCTGA